A single window of Sneathiella limimaris DNA harbors:
- the hemC gene encoding hydroxymethylbilane synthase, producing the protein MTTEKKLKIGTRGSPLALAQAYETRDRLLAAHPDRLSENDMEIVVIKTMGDKIQDRALSEVGGKGLFVKEIEEALYRKDIDMAVHSMKDMETTLPDGLVIDCILPREDPRDAFISATGKTLDELPEGSVVGTSSLRRQAQILNRRPDLKVCIFRGAVDTRLRKLREGEADATLLAMAGLKRLDKLNVITQALEKEQMLPAVAQGAIGIECRADDSDLRVLLSAIDDPISNIRISAERAMLAVLDGSCRTPIAGYAEITSENKLVLRASLLSPDGKDRFDVMGESQVDDGVALGQELGQKLRGMAGPDFAAFQI; encoded by the coding sequence ATGACGACCGAGAAAAAGTTAAAAATTGGAACACGGGGAAGTCCACTTGCATTGGCTCAGGCTTATGAAACTCGTGATCGGTTGCTGGCAGCTCATCCTGATCGGCTCTCTGAAAATGATATGGAAATTGTTGTTATCAAGACAATGGGCGACAAAATCCAGGATCGGGCGTTGAGCGAAGTTGGCGGTAAAGGATTATTCGTCAAAGAGATTGAGGAAGCCCTGTATCGCAAAGATATTGATATGGCAGTTCATTCCATGAAAGACATGGAAACCACTTTACCAGATGGTCTTGTGATTGACTGTATTCTGCCCCGAGAAGATCCGCGGGATGCCTTTATTTCTGCAACGGGAAAGACCTTGGACGAACTGCCTGAGGGCTCTGTTGTTGGTACTTCAAGTTTGCGGCGTCAGGCCCAGATCTTGAATCGCCGCCCAGACTTGAAGGTTTGTATTTTCAGAGGCGCTGTAGATACCCGCCTTCGAAAATTGAGAGAAGGAGAGGCTGATGCGACGTTACTGGCAATGGCTGGCTTGAAACGCTTGGATAAACTGAATGTGATTACTCAAGCTCTCGAGAAAGAACAAATGCTTCCCGCTGTAGCTCAAGGTGCCATTGGGATTGAATGTCGCGCGGACGATTCGGATCTTCGCGTGCTGCTGTCTGCAATTGACGATCCCATCAGCAATATTCGGATTAGTGCTGAGCGGGCAATGCTTGCTGTTCTCGATGGTTCGTGCCGCACACCCATAGCAGGTTATGCTGAAATCACTTCGGAAAATAAACTGGTTCTTAGGGCAAGCCTTCTTTCTCCTGACGGAAAGGATCGATTTGATGTCATGGGCGAAAGTCAAGTGGATGACGGTGTCGCTCTTGGCCAGGAGCTGGGGCAAAAACTTCGTGGGATGGCTGGTCCGGATTTCGCCGCATTTCAAATTTAG
- the tsaD gene encoding tRNA (adenosine(37)-N6)-threonylcarbamoyltransferase complex transferase subunit TsaD, which translates to MIVLGLESSCDETAAAVVTADGKILSNVVLSQIEEHAPFGGVVPEIAARAHVTQMDKLARQAVEEAGISFQDLDGVAATAGPGLIGGVLVGLMTAKSISAVCDIPLIGVNHLEGHALTVRMTDNVAFPYLLLLVSGGHSQILVVEGVGQFRRLGTTIDDAVGEAFDKTAKMLGLGFPGGPAVEKASKEGNADRFDLPRPMKGKPGCDFSFSGLKTAVRHSLESLPEPVSDQDKADLAASFQKAATEALISRVQQAVKIFKADYPDADTLVVAGGVAANQALRHKLNELADKHQLKLTVPPPALCTDNGAMIAWAGVEHLKLGQTSPLDLAARARWPLDPDAEPAPFAGHKA; encoded by the coding sequence ATGATTGTCCTAGGTCTTGAAAGTAGCTGCGATGAAACTGCTGCCGCAGTCGTTACGGCAGATGGCAAGATCTTGTCAAATGTCGTTTTGTCGCAGATTGAAGAACACGCCCCTTTTGGAGGCGTGGTTCCTGAGATTGCGGCCAGAGCCCATGTCACCCAAATGGACAAACTGGCCCGTCAAGCTGTCGAAGAAGCAGGCATAAGTTTTCAGGATCTAGATGGTGTTGCCGCAACCGCCGGACCCGGTTTGATCGGTGGAGTTTTGGTCGGACTAATGACAGCCAAGTCAATCAGTGCGGTTTGTGATATCCCGCTTATTGGTGTGAACCACTTGGAAGGACATGCGCTTACCGTTCGAATGACAGACAATGTTGCCTTCCCCTACCTCCTGTTACTTGTCTCTGGCGGCCACTCCCAAATCCTCGTTGTCGAGGGTGTTGGACAGTTCAGGCGCCTTGGAACGACTATTGATGACGCCGTAGGAGAAGCATTTGATAAAACTGCCAAAATGCTGGGCCTCGGTTTTCCCGGAGGGCCGGCCGTTGAAAAGGCATCGAAAGAAGGCAATGCAGATAGGTTTGATTTACCCCGGCCGATGAAGGGGAAACCTGGCTGTGATTTCTCATTCTCCGGACTTAAAACAGCGGTTCGACATTCTTTAGAATCTCTTCCAGAACCTGTTTCTGATCAGGATAAAGCTGATTTGGCGGCCAGTTTTCAAAAAGCTGCCACCGAAGCTCTAATCAGTCGGGTTCAACAAGCTGTCAAAATATTTAAGGCTGATTATCCAGATGCCGATACATTGGTTGTAGCTGGCGGCGTAGCTGCAAATCAGGCCTTGCGGCACAAATTGAACGAACTTGCAGATAAACACCAATTGAAATTAACCGTTCCACCACCTGCTCTTTGCACTGACAATGGCGCTATGATCGCTTGGGCAGGCGTCGAACATTTAAAATTAGGGCAAACTAGTCCTCTGGATCTTGCTGCTCGCGCAAGATGGCCTCTCGACCCAGATGCAGAACCCGCCCCCTTCGCCGGACATAAGGCTTGA
- the rpiA gene encoding ribose-5-phosphate isomerase RpiA, which produces MTEDEQKLAAAKEAVTHITDGMVVGLGTGSTAAKMVDLVGEKVKNGLDIIAVPTSEATASQAKKLGIKVVGLDEVSVIDLTIDGTDEVDPQMRLIKGGGGAHLREKIVASLSDKMIVIAENKKMVEKLGKFKLPVEVIPFASGALLPKMEALGCQPSLRMQGDKLFYTDENNLIIDCAFEQIEDPEELALTLSTIPGVVEHGLFIDYADLVLIGTDEGVKQFERS; this is translated from the coding sequence ATGACAGAAGACGAACAAAAACTTGCGGCGGCTAAAGAAGCCGTCACTCATATTACAGATGGAATGGTTGTTGGTCTTGGAACTGGCTCCACAGCAGCCAAGATGGTTGATCTCGTCGGTGAAAAAGTCAAAAACGGACTGGATATTATTGCTGTTCCAACTTCTGAAGCGACGGCGAGCCAGGCTAAAAAACTTGGAATTAAAGTTGTTGGCCTTGATGAAGTATCTGTCATTGATTTGACTATTGATGGAACTGATGAAGTTGACCCCCAGATGCGCCTCATTAAGGGGGGCGGCGGTGCACACCTTAGGGAGAAGATTGTCGCATCCCTCTCCGACAAAATGATCGTAATTGCCGAAAACAAAAAAATGGTCGAAAAACTTGGCAAGTTTAAATTGCCAGTCGAGGTCATTCCCTTTGCTTCAGGTGCGTTATTGCCAAAAATGGAAGCCTTAGGCTGTCAACCATCCCTCCGCATGCAGGGAGATAAACTTTTTTACACTGACGAAAATAATCTAATTATTGACTGTGCATTTGAACAGATTGAGGATCCGGAAGAGCTCGCATTAACATTGAGTACTATCCCCGGCGTCGTCGAACACGGCTTATTTATCGACTATGCGGACCTTGTTCTCATTGGAACCGACGAGGGCGTCAAACAGTTCGAAAGATCATAA
- a CDS encoding GNAT family N-acetyltransferase — MPEITSKRLNYQNPEDAMILVELLDAYAQDPMGGGEPLPHQTVKTLAAKLAELPNALSLAVFVDGKPAGLANCFFGFSTFAAAPLINIHDLAVLSKYRGLGLSQRLLQEVEKVALEKGCCKVTLEVLSANNVAKKAYLKFGFAPYSLDPEAGEALFWQKSIQQ, encoded by the coding sequence ATGCCAGAAATCACTTCAAAACGATTAAATTACCAAAATCCAGAAGACGCTATGATTTTGGTAGAGCTGTTAGATGCCTATGCTCAGGATCCAATGGGCGGAGGAGAGCCTCTTCCGCACCAAACGGTTAAAACACTTGCAGCGAAATTGGCCGAATTGCCTAATGCGCTTTCCCTCGCGGTTTTTGTTGATGGCAAACCAGCTGGCCTTGCCAACTGCTTCTTTGGATTTTCTACCTTTGCAGCGGCGCCCTTAATTAATATTCATGATCTTGCCGTGCTTTCGAAATATCGAGGTCTTGGTCTTTCTCAACGATTGCTTCAAGAGGTTGAAAAAGTCGCCCTCGAGAAAGGCTGCTGTAAAGTAACATTGGAAGTTTTGTCGGCAAATAATGTGGCGAAAAAGGCTTATTTAAAATTTGGATTTGCGCCTTACAGCTTGGATCCTGAGGCTGGTGAAGCACTTTTCTGGCAAAAATCAATTCAACAATAA
- a CDS encoding TetR/AcrR family transcriptional regulator yields MPKVHPERQNQLRAAILKAARHRYLTQSPRKTTLEEVAEDCGITAPHLYNFYKSKLDLAEAVAVSILEEWQSKLAEVLDQEGSAKEVLQNCFEQEIELTIEAAKMYPGYVPLMEIVLKKRERSFARAQRRYLRPLSLYLDHAMARGEVVRQDPFWVAETLHLATHAFRNEFVTKGKDFPDLKQKLNDVMSLMLEGVLIKKEPSAGKAEG; encoded by the coding sequence ATGCCTAAAGTCCATCCAGAGCGTCAAAATCAATTACGCGCCGCCATTTTAAAGGCAGCCCGTCACCGATATTTAACGCAATCACCCAGAAAGACGACCCTCGAAGAAGTCGCAGAAGACTGCGGAATTACAGCGCCTCATCTTTATAATTTTTATAAGAGCAAACTGGATTTAGCTGAAGCTGTCGCCGTGTCTATCCTTGAGGAATGGCAGTCAAAACTTGCTGAAGTTTTGGATCAGGAGGGAAGTGCAAAAGAGGTACTACAAAACTGCTTTGAGCAGGAAATAGAGCTCACAATCGAGGCTGCAAAAATGTATCCGGGTTATGTGCCGTTGATGGAGATAGTACTCAAAAAGAGAGAGCGTTCCTTCGCCCGGGCCCAGAGAAGATATTTACGCCCACTGTCTCTCTATTTAGATCATGCAATGGCTCGCGGAGAAGTCGTGCGGCAGGATCCGTTTTGGGTAGCAGAAACTCTTCATCTCGCGACACATGCCTTTCGAAATGAGTTTGTTACGAAAGGTAAGGATTTTCCTGATCTGAAACAAAAGCTGAATGATGTAATGAGCTTAATGCTGGAAGGAGTACTGATAAAAAAAGAGCCCTCCGCCGGGAAAGCGGAGGGCTAG
- a CDS encoding NAD(P)H-dependent glycerol-3-phosphate dehydrogenase, whose protein sequence is MSLQRISVLGAGAWGTALAISIAQKGDKVCLWSRRTELAAKLTGERENKTYLPGIPFPETLEVTHDLKSAVDADIILNVTPAQHLRQNLEQLRQFLKEDVPLIICSKGVESQTGNLMSEVMETSLPGQPYAILSGPNFASEVARGLPSATTLATQDEQLGLSLAKAIGKSTFRPYVTTDVIGAQMGGAIKNVLAIACGIVAGANLGENARAALITRGMAEILRLGEKMGGRAETLMGLSGLGDLVLTCSSTSSRNFSLGEALGRGEKLQDILERRVTVTEGVHTAAALSKLSADLKIEMPICQAVHKLLNGGATVTEMVEELLARPFRDEKLAGFD, encoded by the coding sequence ATGAGCTTGCAAAGAATTTCAGTGTTAGGTGCTGGGGCATGGGGAACTGCCCTAGCCATATCTATTGCACAGAAAGGGGACAAAGTCTGTCTCTGGTCTCGTCGCACTGAACTTGCTGCTAAACTCACAGGTGAGCGAGAAAACAAAACCTACTTGCCGGGGATACCCTTCCCAGAGACTTTAGAAGTCACACATGACCTTAAAAGCGCAGTAGATGCCGACATAATCCTAAACGTTACTCCTGCTCAACATTTACGTCAGAATTTAGAACAGCTAAGGCAATTCTTGAAAGAGGATGTACCACTCATCATCTGTTCAAAAGGCGTGGAGAGCCAAACAGGAAACCTGATGAGCGAAGTGATGGAAACCAGTTTGCCAGGTCAACCTTACGCTATTTTATCAGGACCAAACTTTGCATCAGAGGTAGCAAGGGGTCTTCCTTCTGCCACAACCCTCGCAACCCAAGACGAACAGCTAGGTCTTTCATTAGCCAAGGCAATCGGAAAAAGCACCTTCCGGCCTTATGTGACAACAGACGTAATCGGAGCGCAAATGGGCGGTGCGATTAAAAATGTCCTGGCTATCGCCTGTGGGATCGTTGCAGGAGCCAATCTGGGTGAAAATGCGCGGGCGGCCCTGATAACCCGAGGCATGGCGGAGATACTCAGGCTTGGCGAAAAGATGGGCGGCCGAGCAGAGACGCTAATGGGGCTTTCGGGTCTTGGGGACCTGGTGCTGACCTGCTCCTCCACCTCTTCTCGGAACTTTTCCCTTGGGGAAGCTCTAGGGCGCGGTGAAAAACTTCAAGATATTCTAGAACGTCGTGTCACAGTGACAGAAGGCGTCCATACCGCTGCCGCTCTCAGTAAACTGAGCGCAGACCTTAAAATTGAGATGCCAATTTGCCAAGCAGTCCATAAACTGCTGAATGGCGGCGCTACTGTAACTGAAATGGTCGAGGAATTGCTGGCACGACCATTTCGGGATGAAAAACTGGCTGGCTTTGACTGA
- a CDS encoding YciI family protein has product MLFIAYCIDKKDHLQVRMDNRPAHLEFLKAKGDELKAAGPTTTEDGSGMTGSLLIFEAESLEAAQEWAAQDPYGKAGLFERVDVKPWKHVLGSGLSS; this is encoded by the coding sequence ATGCTCTTCATAGCCTATTGCATCGATAAAAAAGATCATCTGCAAGTCCGTATGGATAACCGCCCCGCCCACCTGGAATTTCTCAAAGCTAAAGGGGATGAGCTTAAAGCCGCAGGACCCACAACTACTGAAGATGGTAGTGGTATGACGGGATCTTTGCTGATCTTTGAAGCAGAAAGCCTGGAAGCCGCTCAAGAATGGGCTGCGCAGGATCCTTACGGAAAAGCAGGTCTGTTTGAACGGGTTGATGTAAAACCCTGGAAACATGTTTTGGGATCAGGTTTATCATCATGA
- a CDS encoding EVE domain-containing protein, giving the protein MNYWLIKSEPSSWSWDDQVKAGEAGTYWDGVRNYQASNNMKAMKVGDQCFFYHSVKEKQIVGIVEVIKEYYPDHTDPKGRFGMVDVKAVKDMPAPVTLADIKADERLANLALIRQSRLSVVPVDETCWNIICKMGGL; this is encoded by the coding sequence ATGAATTATTGGCTGATCAAATCAGAACCTAGTTCCTGGTCCTGGGATGATCAGGTCAAAGCTGGTGAAGCAGGAACCTATTGGGACGGGGTTCGCAACTATCAGGCTTCCAACAACATGAAAGCTATGAAAGTTGGAGATCAATGTTTTTTCTATCATTCCGTGAAGGAAAAACAGATCGTCGGCATCGTGGAAGTCATAAAGGAATACTATCCAGATCACACGGACCCAAAAGGTCGGTTCGGTATGGTTGACGTCAAAGCCGTAAAAGACATGCCAGCCCCTGTCACCCTTGCAGACATTAAGGCGGATGAAAGGCTTGCTAATCTGGCATTGATCCGCCAAAGTCGCCTATCCGTTGTTCCTGTAGACGAAACCTGCTGGAACATAATCTGCAAAATGGGTGGCCTCTAG
- a CDS encoding DMT family transporter produces the protein MSGFPLFSALGPSTRAYILLTLTTMCWGGNAVFSRMAVGEVSPLTLVTLRWASVMVLLLLFAQKDLKRDWHVLKPRLFYVVCMGAIGFTGFNALFYISAYYTTAVNIGILQGTIPIFVLLGAFIVYRMPVSIQQISGVCLTVFGVIVVTSGGSLEKLADLAFNRGDLLLVIACMCYGGYTLALRNKPDVGALAFFSGLAIAAFISCLPLLTYELVTGTAQAPTLKGWILIAAIAILPSFLAQLFFINGVALIGPGRAGIFVNLVPIFASIMAVLFLGEPFHLYHATALALVLGGIWLAERKGKTI, from the coding sequence ATGTCTGGTTTTCCCCTTTTCTCCGCCCTTGGGCCGAGTACACGCGCCTATATATTGCTGACCCTGACCACCATGTGTTGGGGTGGAAATGCTGTGTTCAGTCGCATGGCAGTGGGTGAGGTATCACCGCTCACTCTAGTCACCTTACGGTGGGCGAGCGTCATGGTCCTTTTACTGCTGTTTGCGCAAAAAGACCTGAAGCGGGATTGGCATGTGCTGAAACCAAGGCTGTTTTATGTGGTTTGTATGGGCGCCATCGGGTTTACAGGATTTAACGCCCTATTTTACATCTCTGCTTACTACACCACAGCTGTGAATATTGGAATTTTGCAGGGGACAATCCCAATCTTTGTGCTGTTAGGGGCATTTATTGTCTACAGAATGCCAGTAAGCATTCAACAGATCTCAGGCGTGTGCTTGACTGTCTTTGGGGTTATCGTTGTCACGTCTGGCGGCAGCCTTGAAAAACTGGCCGATCTTGCATTTAACCGGGGAGATTTGCTGCTAGTTATTGCCTGCATGTGCTACGGCGGTTACACACTTGCCCTTCGAAATAAACCTGATGTCGGCGCTCTTGCTTTCTTCTCAGGTCTCGCGATTGCTGCTTTCATTTCCTGTCTTCCGCTCCTCACATACGAACTGGTTACGGGAACCGCGCAGGCACCCACCTTGAAAGGGTGGATCCTGATTGCTGCAATTGCAATCCTGCCCTCTTTCCTTGCTCAGCTTTTCTTTATCAACGGAGTGGCCTTGATAGGGCCGGGCCGGGCCGGGATTTTTGTAAATCTGGTCCCGATTTTCGCATCTATTATGGCAGTGTTATTTCTAGGTGAACCTTTCCACCTGTACCATG